The following proteins are encoded in a genomic region of Pseudorca crassidens isolate mPseCra1 chromosome 1, mPseCra1.hap1, whole genome shotgun sequence:
- the ZBTB42 gene encoding zinc finger and BTB domain-containing protein 42 isoform X2, which produces MYEGRLDLRSLPVEDVLAAASYLHMYDIVKVCKNRLREKERALPLETPAPGAELPGQPPGPLSAWSPALCPAARKARLPPAGVKATRPPLARGPPPWQAPGESDRALDLSLKPGPRREPIHPPCVLQTPPCSQMQPGAQPIVKDESDSLSEQGDSRSPRCPHSPLQPPCVPAAPRLAGGLEPLPVSEVGSGELELEAERGAIEDVLRPAGRLCLCPLCGKLFPSAHVLQLHLSAHFRERDGGRARLSPDGAAPTCPLCRKTFSCTYTLKRHERTHSGEKPYTCVQCGKSFQYSHNLSRHAVVHTREKPHACRWCERRFTQSGDLYRHVRKFHCGLVKSLLV; this is translated from the coding sequence ATGTACGAGGGCCGCCTGGACCTGCGCAGCCTGCCCGTCGAGGACGTCCTGGCTGCGGCCAGCTACCTGCACATGTACGACATCGTCAAGGTCTGCAAGAACAGGCTCCGGGAGAAGGAGCGCGCACTGCCCCTGGAGACGCCTGCCCCTGGGGCAGAGCTGCCTGGCCAGCCCCCAGGCCCCTTGTCTGCCTGGTCCCCTGCACTCTGTCCAGCCGCCCGGAAGGCCAGGCTCCCTCCCGCTGGGGTCAAGGCCACGCGCCCTCCACTGGCACGGGGACCTCCCCCCTGGCAGGCTCCTGGAGAGTCAGACCGGGCCCTGGACCTGTCGCTGAAGCCTGGCCCGAGGCGGGAGCCAATCCACCCACCCTGCGTCCTCCAGACACCCCCTTGCAGCCAGATGCAGCCAGGGGCCCAGCCGATCGTGAAGGACGAGTCAGACTCACTGTCCGAGCAAGGGGACAGCAGAAGCCCTCGGTGCCCCCACAGCCCCCTGCAGCCGCCCTGTGTTCCTGCAGCCCCGCGCCTGGCCGGAGGCTTGGAGCCGCTGCCGGTCAGCGAAGTGGGCAGTGGGGAACTGGAGCTGGAGGCAGAGCGGGGGGCGATAGAGGATGTGCTGCGGCCGGCCGGGCGCCTCTGCCTCTGCCCGCTGTGTGGCAAGCTGTTCCCCAgcgcccacgtgctgcagctgcACCTCAGCGCCCACTTCCGCGAGCGGGACGGCGGCCGCGCCCGGCTCTCGCCCGACGGCGCAGCGCCCACCTGCCCGCTCTGCAGGAAGACCTTCTCCTGCACTTACACGCTGAAGAGGCACGAGCGCACGCACTCGGGCGAGAAGCCCTACACGTGTGTGCAGTGTGGCAAGAGCTTCCAGTACTCGCATAACCTGAGCCGCCACGCCGTGGTGCACACGCGCGAGAAACCCCACGCCTGCCGCTGGTGCGAGCGCCGCTTCACGCAGTCGGGGGACCTCTACCGCCACGTCCGCAAGTTCCACTGTGGCCTGGTCAAGTCCCTGCTGGTGTGA
- the ZBTB42 gene encoding zinc finger and BTB domain-containing protein 42 isoform X1, whose protein sequence is MEFPEHGGRLLGRLRQQRELGFLCDCTVLVGDARFPAHRAVLAACSVYFHLFYRDRPAGSRDTVRLNGDIVTAPAFGRLLDFMYEGRLDLRSLPVEDVLAAASYLHMYDIVKVCKNRLREKERALPLETPAPGAELPGQPPGPLSAWSPALCPAARKARLPPAGVKATRPPLARGPPPWQAPGESDRALDLSLKPGPRREPIHPPCVLQTPPCSQMQPGAQPIVKDESDSLSEQGDSRSPRCPHSPLQPPCVPAAPRLAGGLEPLPVSEVGSGELELEAERGAIEDVLRPAGRLCLCPLCGKLFPSAHVLQLHLSAHFRERDGGRARLSPDGAAPTCPLCRKTFSCTYTLKRHERTHSGEKPYTCVQCGKSFQYSHNLSRHAVVHTREKPHACRWCERRFTQSGDLYRHVRKFHCGLVKSLLV, encoded by the coding sequence ATGGAGTTCCCGGAGCACGGCGGGCGGCTGCTGGGCCGCCTGAGGCAGCAGCGTGAGCTGGGCTTCCTGTGCGACTGCACCGTGCTGGTGGGCGACGCGCGCTTCCCGGCCCACCGCGCCGTGCTGGCCGCGTGCAGCGTCTACTTCCATCTCTTCTACAGGGACCGGCCCGCGGGCAGCCGCGACACGGTGCGGCTCAACGGCGACATCGTCACGGCGCCCGCCTTCGGCCGTCTGCTGGACTTCATGTACGAGGGCCGCCTGGACCTGCGCAGCCTGCCCGTCGAGGACGTCCTGGCTGCGGCCAGCTACCTGCACATGTACGACATCGTCAAGGTCTGCAAGAACAGGCTCCGGGAGAAGGAGCGCGCACTGCCCCTGGAGACGCCTGCCCCTGGGGCAGAGCTGCCTGGCCAGCCCCCAGGCCCCTTGTCTGCCTGGTCCCCTGCACTCTGTCCAGCCGCCCGGAAGGCCAGGCTCCCTCCCGCTGGGGTCAAGGCCACGCGCCCTCCACTGGCACGGGGACCTCCCCCCTGGCAGGCTCCTGGAGAGTCAGACCGGGCCCTGGACCTGTCGCTGAAGCCTGGCCCGAGGCGGGAGCCAATCCACCCACCCTGCGTCCTCCAGACACCCCCTTGCAGCCAGATGCAGCCAGGGGCCCAGCCGATCGTGAAGGACGAGTCAGACTCACTGTCCGAGCAAGGGGACAGCAGAAGCCCTCGGTGCCCCCACAGCCCCCTGCAGCCGCCCTGTGTTCCTGCAGCCCCGCGCCTGGCCGGAGGCTTGGAGCCGCTGCCGGTCAGCGAAGTGGGCAGTGGGGAACTGGAGCTGGAGGCAGAGCGGGGGGCGATAGAGGATGTGCTGCGGCCGGCCGGGCGCCTCTGCCTCTGCCCGCTGTGTGGCAAGCTGTTCCCCAgcgcccacgtgctgcagctgcACCTCAGCGCCCACTTCCGCGAGCGGGACGGCGGCCGCGCCCGGCTCTCGCCCGACGGCGCAGCGCCCACCTGCCCGCTCTGCAGGAAGACCTTCTCCTGCACTTACACGCTGAAGAGGCACGAGCGCACGCACTCGGGCGAGAAGCCCTACACGTGTGTGCAGTGTGGCAAGAGCTTCCAGTACTCGCATAACCTGAGCCGCCACGCCGTGGTGCACACGCGCGAGAAACCCCACGCCTGCCGCTGGTGCGAGCGCCGCTTCACGCAGTCGGGGGACCTCTACCGCCACGTCCGCAAGTTCCACTGTGGCCTGGTCAAGTCCCTGCTGGTGTGA